A genomic stretch from Flavobacterium humidisoli includes:
- a CDS encoding MFS transporter: protein MEDKSIFKSWVPKWAIIIILFVCLLHSMILLGVYTSNVTYAASFLDIEPEDLQFAMCVTYGTLLATILIESRFSSFFPAKNYLMAVYSLIGITIISSAYITNFSVFLLLRVAEGILMALPVITIRQLLIEQFNTKNAIIIGFSFYYGALLLSTPFIMNIAVWFLDHYDWKYMLYVSGGLQVLNVFLILVTFRGHRITKKIPLYQIDWMSYFLVLISILCGAYFFVYAEKKYWLQSSEMVLVLMISLITGGLFIFKERLVKRPSFDFEVIKYANLRIGFLLFFLFYISRATLSLCHSAMFSIWNWDPSRVAGVQYINGLGNVIGLILSAFFLMKSVSTKIIFMIGFTLIAIFHFWFTFLFVPDIALSDIIIPYILQGIGVGFLFVPLILFTTSSVPANMAVSSGIVGVSGRFWGSTIGFCVMQNAMVFLNKKHFLKLSQFVTGENPEAQQTIASATQSFIAKGYSADNANVLAMKKVFSTISKQSTLLADMEIYTIVGYGLVVLIILIACNQHLRQTMTLVKSKIWIG, encoded by the coding sequence ATGGAAGATAAAAGTATATTTAAATCATGGGTTCCAAAATGGGCGATCATTATTATTTTGTTCGTTTGTTTACTGCATTCCATGATTTTATTGGGAGTTTATACGTCAAACGTAACGTATGCGGCGAGTTTTCTGGACATTGAGCCAGAAGATTTGCAGTTTGCGATGTGCGTTACGTATGGAACTCTGTTAGCAACCATTTTAATAGAAAGCCGATTTTCAAGTTTTTTCCCTGCAAAAAATTACCTGATGGCGGTTTATTCCTTAATTGGAATTACAATTATTTCATCGGCTTATATTACTAATTTTTCGGTTTTTCTATTGTTGAGAGTTGCCGAAGGAATCCTGATGGCACTTCCTGTAATTACGATTAGACAATTGCTTATTGAGCAGTTCAATACTAAAAATGCCATCATTATTGGGTTTTCATTTTACTACGGCGCGCTCTTATTGTCTACGCCTTTTATTATGAATATCGCCGTGTGGTTTCTCGATCATTACGACTGGAAATACATGTTGTATGTTTCGGGCGGACTACAAGTTTTAAACGTCTTTTTAATCTTAGTTACTTTCAGGGGGCACCGAATTACAAAGAAGATTCCGTTGTATCAAATCGACTGGATGAGTTATTTTTTGGTTTTAATTTCGATTCTTTGCGGTGCCTATTTTTTTGTTTATGCTGAGAAAAAATATTGGTTACAGTCTTCAGAAATGGTTTTAGTCTTGATGATTTCGCTCATTACAGGCGGATTATTCATTTTTAAAGAACGTTTGGTAAAAAGACCAAGTTTTGATTTTGAAGTTATAAAATACGCCAATCTGCGAATAGGATTTTTATTGTTTTTCCTTTTCTATATCAGCAGAGCAACACTGAGTCTTTGTCATTCGGCAATGTTTTCAATCTGGAATTGGGATCCTTCTCGTGTTGCGGGCGTTCAGTATATAAACGGATTGGGAAATGTAATCGGACTTATTTTATCTGCATTTTTTCTGATGAAATCTGTTTCGACTAAAATTATTTTCATGATTGGTTTTACGCTTATTGCTATTTTCCATTTCTGGTTTACGTTTCTTTTTGTGCCAGATATTGCATTGAGCGATATAATCATTCCCTATATTTTGCAAGGAATCGGTGTTGGATTTTTATTTGTTCCGCTCATCTTATTTACCACATCATCGGTTCCGGCAAATATGGCGGTTTCTTCGGGAATTGTTGGGGTTTCAGGGCGTTTTTGGGGAAGTACAATTGGTTTTTGTGTGATGCAGAATGCAATGGTATTTTTAAATAAAAAACACTTTCTGAAATTAAGCCAATTTGTTACTGGTGAAAATCCAGAAGCACAGCAAACTATTGCAAGCGCAACTCAAAGTTTTATTGCCAAAGGATATTCGGCAGATAATGCAAATGTTCTAGCCATGAAAAAGGTTTTCAGTACAATTTCTAAACAATCGACTTTATTGGCCGATATGGAGATTTATACGATTGTGGGTTACGGTTTGGTGGTTTTGATTATTCTGATCGCGTGCAATCAGCATTTGAGACAGACTATGACTTTGGTTAAAAGTAAGATTTGGATTGGATAA
- a CDS encoding HAD family hydrolase yields the protein MSQQCVIFDMDGVISHTNPHHVIAFEKFFDKYNIPYTQEEFEEHMYGKHNSYIMTHFFKRPIAGEELIKLEDEKEGMFREIYKDKVETIPHYMDFLNELKSRGFKTAVATSAPRANLDLIANFLKLDEKMDSMMSSEDVTFHKPNPEVYLKSAERVGVSPSDCVVFEDSFSGITAGLNAGMKVVGVLSTHTKEQLPPCDFYINDYSEVNVDKILELLGKK from the coding sequence ATGAGCCAGCAATGTGTAATTTTTGATATGGACGGCGTGATTTCGCACACCAATCCGCATCATGTAATCGCTTTTGAAAAGTTTTTCGATAAATATAATATTCCGTACACTCAGGAAGAATTTGAAGAACATATGTACGGAAAACACAATAGTTATATCATGACACATTTCTTCAAACGTCCAATTGCGGGAGAAGAACTGATAAAATTGGAAGACGAAAAAGAAGGAATGTTCCGTGAGATCTACAAAGACAAAGTCGAAACGATTCCGCATTATATGGATTTTTTAAACGAATTAAAATCGCGTGGTTTCAAAACCGCTGTTGCCACATCGGCGCCTCGTGCGAACTTGGATTTGATCGCCAATTTTCTGAAACTAGATGAAAAAATGGATTCGATGATGTCCAGCGAAGATGTTACGTTTCATAAACCTAATCCCGAAGTATATCTAAAATCGGCAGAACGTGTTGGAGTTTCTCCTTCTGATTGTGTGGTTTTCGAAGATTCTTTTTCGGGTATTACGGCAGGATTAAATGCCGGAATGAAAGTCGTTGGCGTTTTGAGCACACATACAAAAGAGCAGCTTCCGCCATGTGATTTTTATATTAATGATTATAGTGAAGTGAATGTGGATAAGATCCTTGAGCTTTTAGGTAAAAAGTAA
- a CDS encoding DUF6055 domain-containing protein, which yields MRKYRLLVILLAIIAVFYFARTVRSFTVQHETKTLKSEHFIVSYNGIYKSEAEKVSKHLEGNYSRIRENLRDIEHDPIKVFVYGSQFKFNEATGLKENTKGTSRGPNEFHFVWTNWFNSIFPDDPLKTALHEFTHCLQLNILIDKAKDKIITQDRLTFEKEFDKKFKAEYPRWLWESISMFEAEEVNSLSVKYAKSKNLTLEELNKSNQIYNIGYTIIEYMTQKWGKDILPKLIASFGNIEKTLNVTQEEFEKGWIAFLEEKY from the coding sequence ATGAGAAAATACAGATTATTAGTTATTCTTTTAGCAATTATTGCTGTTTTTTATTTTGCAAGAACGGTTCGAAGTTTTACCGTTCAGCACGAAACCAAAACTCTTAAATCGGAACATTTTATTGTTTCCTACAACGGAATTTATAAAAGCGAGGCCGAAAAAGTCAGCAAACATCTCGAGGGAAATTATTCTAGAATAAGAGAAAATCTAAGAGACATAGAACACGACCCAATAAAGGTTTTTGTTTACGGTTCGCAATTCAAGTTTAATGAAGCCACGGGTTTAAAAGAAAACACCAAAGGCACAAGTCGTGGCCCAAACGAATTTCATTTTGTATGGACGAATTGGTTTAATTCTATTTTTCCAGACGATCCTCTAAAAACAGCTCTACACGAATTTACACATTGCCTTCAACTCAACATATTAATCGACAAGGCAAAAGATAAAATCATTACCCAAGACCGACTTACTTTTGAAAAGGAATTTGATAAAAAGTTTAAAGCCGAATATCCGCGCTGGCTTTGGGAATCGATTAGTATGTTTGAAGCTGAAGAAGTCAATTCGCTAAGTGTGAAATATGCCAAAAGCAAAAACCTGACTTTAGAAGAGCTAAATAAAAGCAATCAAATTTACAATATTGGCTACACGATTATCGAATATATGACCCAAAAATGGGGAAAAGACATATTGCCCAAACTGATTGCATCTTTCGGCAACATCGAAAAAACATTGAACGTAACGCAAGAGGAATTTGAAAAAGGCTGGATTGCTTTTTTGGAGGAGAAGTATTAA
- a CDS encoding helix-turn-helix domain-containing protein, translating into MNISEETFLVNLGIHVRQLREKKGLSQQGLADDCNITKSQIARLEVAKVNTGVKTLVKIANALDIEPKELLDFPLK; encoded by the coding sequence ATGAATATTTCAGAAGAAACTTTTCTCGTTAATCTTGGTATTCACGTTAGACAACTACGTGAAAAGAAAGGCCTATCCCAACAAGGTTTAGCTGACGACTGTAATATTACCAAATCTCAAATAGCAAGATTAGAAGTTGCCAAAGTGAATACTGGCGTAAAAACTCTTGTAAAAATCGCCAATGCTTTGGATATTGAACCTAAAGAGTTGCTTGATTTTCCTTTGAAGTGA
- a CDS encoding dipeptidase — MENIKSYVQQHKDRFINELIELLKIPSVSADTAYSQDVIDTAEAVKESLSKAGCDYVETCDTPGYPIIYGEKIIDPNLPTVLVYGHYDVQPPDPLELWTSPPFEPVIKKTDIHPEGAIFARGACDDKGQMYMHVKALELMVQSNTLPCNVKFMIEGEEEVGSASLAWFVERNQEKLKNDVILISDTGMISNQQPSITTGLRGLSYVEVEVTGPNRDLHSGLYGGAVANPINILAKMIASLHDENNHITIPGFYDKVQELSAEERAEMAKAPFSLEKYKNALNIADVYGEKGYVTNERNSIRPTLDVNGIWGGYTGEGAKTVIASKAFAKISMRLVPNQEWEEITELFTKHFTSIAPAGVTVKVTPHHGGQGYVTPIDSIGYQAANKAYTETFGVPAIPVRSGGSIPIVALFEKELKSKTILMGFGLDSDAIHSPNEHFGIFNYLKGIETIPLFYKYFVELSK; from the coding sequence ATGGAAAATATTAAGTCCTACGTTCAACAACATAAAGATCGGTTTATCAACGAATTGATCGAATTATTAAAGATTCCGTCGGTTTCTGCCGACACTGCATATTCTCAAGATGTTATTGACACAGCAGAGGCTGTAAAAGAAAGTTTATCTAAAGCAGGTTGCGATTATGTAGAAACTTGCGACACTCCAGGTTACCCAATTATCTACGGAGAGAAAATTATAGATCCAAATCTTCCAACGGTTTTAGTTTACGGACACTACGATGTTCAACCGCCAGATCCATTAGAATTATGGACTTCGCCGCCATTTGAACCCGTTATTAAAAAAACAGATATTCACCCAGAAGGCGCAATCTTCGCTCGTGGCGCTTGTGACGACAAAGGTCAGATGTACATGCACGTAAAAGCGCTTGAGTTAATGGTACAAAGCAATACGTTGCCTTGTAACGTAAAATTCATGATCGAAGGAGAAGAAGAAGTAGGTTCGGCAAGTTTGGCTTGGTTTGTAGAACGCAATCAAGAAAAACTGAAAAATGACGTGATCTTGATTTCAGATACAGGAATGATTTCGAACCAACAACCATCAATTACGACAGGTTTAAGAGGTTTGAGTTATGTTGAGGTAGAAGTTACAGGTCCAAACCGCGATTTGCATTCTGGTTTATACGGAGGTGCTGTGGCGAATCCAATTAATATTTTGGCCAAAATGATTGCTTCTCTTCACGATGAAAACAATCATATTACGATTCCAGGATTCTACGATAAAGTTCAGGAATTATCTGCAGAAGAAAGAGCTGAAATGGCAAAAGCGCCTTTTAGCTTAGAAAAATATAAAAATGCTTTGAACATTGCTGATGTTTACGGCGAAAAAGGTTATGTAACCAACGAAAGAAACTCAATCCGTCCAACATTAGACGTAAACGGAATCTGGGGCGGTTACACTGGAGAAGGTGCTAAAACGGTTATTGCGAGTAAAGCTTTTGCTAAAATCTCGATGCGTTTGGTTCCAAACCAAGAGTGGGAAGAAATTACAGAATTGTTTACAAAACATTTCACAAGTATTGCTCCAGCTGGAGTTACGGTAAAAGTAACGCCTCATCACGGTGGTCAAGGTTATGTAACGCCAATTGACAGCATCGGATATCAGGCAGCCAACAAAGCGTATACAGAAACGTTTGGAGTTCCTGCAATTCCTGTTCGTTCTGGAGGAAGTATTCCGATTGTGGCTTTGTTTGAAAAAGAATTAAAAAGCAAAACGATCCTAATGGGATTTGGTTTGGATTCTGATGCGATTCACTCGCCAAACGAACATTTCGGAATCTTTAATTACTTGAAAGGTATTGAAACTATTCCGTTGTTTTACAAGTATTTCGTGGAATTGAGTAAATAA
- a CDS encoding DUF6624 domain-containing protein: MKKIITFSFIVLHGIFMQAQTYKEWVRKADSCYTAKNYELSVSYYEKAFKIEQKSFTDLYNAGCSASMARQHKKAFKWLNLSIDNGYENIAHLKIDNDLKPLHTEKEWNKTIDKLQKKLDVIGANYDKVLEKELAEIYTEDQEIRGEFMNVYRATKPDKKKIDSIGKIMERKDSINLIKVMKILDERGWLGKNVVGTQGNQTLFLVIQHADLKYQQKYLPMMREAVKNGNANPGNLAYLEDRVALREGKKQIYGSQSSMNKKTNKIRIAPMIDPDNVDKRRAEVGLGTMAEYATKLNIEWNLEEYKKELAETEKLENTKP, from the coding sequence ATGAAAAAAATTATCACGTTTTCTTTTATTGTGCTGCACGGTATTTTCATGCAAGCTCAAACGTATAAAGAATGGGTTCGTAAAGCAGATTCGTGCTATACTGCAAAAAACTATGAGTTGTCTGTTTCGTATTATGAAAAAGCTTTTAAAATAGAACAGAAATCATTTACAGACTTATACAATGCAGGTTGTTCTGCTTCTATGGCAAGGCAGCATAAAAAAGCATTTAAATGGCTGAATCTCTCTATTGATAACGGATACGAGAATATTGCACATCTTAAAATTGATAACGATTTAAAGCCTTTGCATACCGAAAAAGAATGGAATAAAACGATTGACAAACTGCAGAAGAAGTTAGATGTTATTGGAGCAAATTATGATAAGGTGCTGGAAAAAGAACTTGCAGAAATTTATACTGAAGATCAGGAAATTCGTGGAGAATTTATGAATGTCTATAGAGCTACTAAGCCTGATAAAAAGAAAATCGACAGTATTGGTAAAATCATGGAAAGAAAAGACAGCATTAATCTTATTAAGGTGATGAAAATACTGGACGAAAGAGGTTGGCTAGGAAAAAATGTGGTTGGGACACAGGGAAATCAGACTTTGTTTTTGGTAATTCAGCATGCCGATTTAAAATACCAGCAAAAGTATTTACCGATGATGAGAGAGGCAGTTAAAAATGGGAATGCCAATCCAGGGAATCTAGCGTATTTGGAAGACAGGGTAGCTTTGAGAGAAGGTAAAAAACAAATTTATGGCAGTCAGAGCTCAATGAATAAAAAGACTAATAAAATTCGTATAGCACCAATGATCGATCCAGATAATGTTGATAAAAGACGTGCAGAAGTCGGACTTGGAACTATGGCCGAATATGCAACGAAATTGAATATTGAGTGGAATTTGGAAGAATATAAAAAGGAATTGGCTGAAACAGAAAAACTTGAAAACACAAAACCATGA
- a CDS encoding BlaI/MecI/CopY family transcriptional regulator, with amino-acid sequence MIQLSNAEEQLMEHLWNLEKAFMKDLLEAYPDPKPATTTVATLLKRMIDKKFVAYNEFGNSREYYPLVKKTDYFAKHVKGLISNFFNNSASQFASFFTTETNLSASELEDLKKIIDSEIQKKKK; translated from the coding sequence ATGATACAATTATCAAACGCAGAAGAACAATTAATGGAGCATTTATGGAATCTTGAAAAGGCTTTTATGAAAGATTTGCTAGAAGCGTATCCAGATCCAAAACCGGCAACAACAACCGTAGCGACGCTTTTAAAACGAATGATTGACAAGAAATTTGTAGCATATAACGAATTTGGAAATTCGAGAGAATATTATCCGCTGGTAAAGAAAACAGACTATTTTGCAAAACATGTAAAAGGACTCATTAGTAATTTCTTTAATAATTCGGCTTCACAGTTTGCTTCGTTTTTTACGACCGAAACCAATTTGTCGGCTTCAGAACTGGAAGATCTTAAAAAAATAATCGATTCAGAAATTCAAAAAAAGAAAAAATGA
- a CDS encoding M56 family metallopeptidase — protein sequence MITYLLKSGLLLAVFYAVYKLLLENERMFRFNRAYLLGSLIFSFIIPLQLFTFNPLFESGLNAIQLEGIEIRTSRAPINENYLLEYMFAILKRVYAIVAIVMGLRLILNVLSFFKKINRKEIRSVDGVKVILTDEAVLPHSFWNAVFVNKTEFEMGKIPSELLIHEKAHLEQKHTLDILFVAVLQTVFWFNPFLSLFRKAIKLNHEFLADEAVNKQFGEVRSYQNLLLEFASNKQTVALASNLNYLITKKRLLMMTKEKSPISMVFKVSSVTAVSVLLLIAFNSQAVAQTSFSEKNANNNRISEKTNVKQPQFPGGIEKFYMFVGQNFRMPEEFSKHKMEGKLFVEFMVEKDGSLSEFKIVKDLGYGVSDEVIRVLKLSPKWIPATENGQAVRVLYSLPITLQASK from the coding sequence ATGATAACGTATCTTTTAAAATCAGGTTTACTGCTTGCGGTTTTTTATGCAGTGTATAAATTGTTGTTAGAAAACGAAAGAATGTTTCGATTTAATCGTGCTTATCTTCTCGGAAGTTTGATTTTTAGTTTTATTATTCCGTTGCAGCTATTTACATTCAACCCTTTATTTGAGAGTGGATTAAACGCAATTCAATTGGAAGGAATAGAGATTAGAACAAGTCGTGCGCCTATAAATGAAAATTACTTATTAGAATACATGTTCGCTATTTTAAAACGGGTTTATGCAATCGTTGCAATAGTGATGGGACTTCGTTTAATTTTAAATGTGCTTTCATTTTTCAAAAAAATAAACAGAAAAGAAATCCGCTCTGTTGATGGCGTAAAAGTAATTTTGACTGATGAAGCTGTTTTGCCCCATTCTTTTTGGAATGCCGTTTTTGTAAATAAAACAGAATTTGAAATGGGAAAAATTCCATCAGAATTGCTAATACACGAGAAGGCGCATTTAGAACAAAAACATACATTGGATATCCTTTTTGTTGCAGTCTTGCAAACGGTGTTTTGGTTTAATCCGTTTCTTTCTCTTTTTAGAAAAGCAATTAAACTTAATCATGAATTTTTGGCCGATGAAGCTGTAAATAAACAATTTGGAGAAGTTAGAAGTTACCAGAACTTATTGCTGGAATTTGCTTCAAACAAACAAACTGTTGCTTTGGCAAGTAATCTCAATTATTTAATAACCAAAAAACGTTTGCTCATGATGACCAAGGAAAAATCGCCAATTTCAATGGTTTTTAAAGTGAGTTCTGTAACTGCTGTTTCTGTTTTATTATTAATTGCTTTTAATTCGCAAGCTGTTGCACAAACCAGTTTTAGCGAAAAAAATGCCAATAATAATAGAATTAGCGAAAAGACAAATGTAAAGCAGCCACAATTTCCTGGCGGAATAGAAAAGTTCTATATGTTTGTGGGGCAAAATTTTAGAATGCCAGAAGAATTTTCGAAACATAAAATGGAAGGCAAACTATTTGTTGAATTTATGGTTGAAAAAGACGGAAGTTTGTCTGAGTTTAAAATTGTTAAAGATTTAGGATATGGAGTTTCAGATGAGGTAATTCGGGTTTTGAAACTTTCGCCAAAATGGATTCCTGCTACTGAAAATGGTCAAGCTGTTAGAGTACTATATTCATTGCCTATAACGCTTCAGGCAAGTAAATAA
- a CDS encoding energy transducer TonB: MKKFSNLIFKVAFSFFLLLSCNSKSWAQEVELIDLSAKSDNTVSVETQAEFPNGLTDFYVFYAQNYKIPDIAYEKKVDGKYYIHFTIEKDGSLSNIKIVKDLGYGLGAEAIRVMKLSPKWIPATKDGEPVSSKFILPMVIQLARPLGR, translated from the coding sequence ATGAAAAAATTTTCTAATTTAATATTTAAAGTTGCTTTTTCCTTTTTTTTACTGCTTTCATGTAATTCAAAAAGTTGGGCGCAAGAAGTAGAACTAATAGATCTTTCTGCTAAATCTGATAATACGGTAAGTGTAGAAACTCAGGCAGAATTTCCTAATGGTTTAACGGATTTTTACGTCTTCTATGCTCAAAACTATAAGATACCTGACATTGCTTACGAAAAAAAAGTAGATGGAAAGTATTATATACATTTCACAATTGAAAAAGATGGATCTTTATCTAATATAAAAATTGTAAAAGATTTAGGATATGGTTTGGGGGCCGAAGCTATTCGTGTCATGAAACTTTCTCCAAAATGGATTCCAGCAACTAAGGATGGTGAACCTGTAAGTTCTAAGTTTATTTTACCAATGGTTATTCAATTAGCTAGACCTTTAGGGCGTTAA
- a CDS encoding saccharopine dehydrogenase family protein — protein MRNVLIIGAGRSASSLIRYLLSKSNEEKLHLTVADLSLNLAKAKTQNHPNATPLALDIFNSDERKKAIANASIVISMLPANLHIEIAKDCLEFKKHLVTASYISDGMQALNEEAVKNNLIFMNEIGLDPGIDHMSAMKVIDEIRSKGGKMLLFESFCGGLVAPESDNNLWNYKFTWAPRNVVLAGQGGAAKFIQEGTYKYIPYSALFRRTEFLEVEGYGKFEAYSNRDSLKYRSVYGLDDILTLYRGTIRRVGYSRAWNMFVQLGMTDDSYILEGSENMSYRQFINSFLPYHPTDSVEIKTRLILKIDQDDIMWDKLLELDLFNPDKKVNLPNATPAQILEKILTDSWALEPDDKDMIVMYHKFGYELNGEKKQIDSKMVCIGEDQTYTAMAKTVGLPVAIATLLILNGKITTPGVQLPIKKEVYEPILKELEEYGVIFNEQNVPYFGYNPDLF, from the coding sequence ATGAGAAACGTTTTAATAATTGGAGCAGGAAGATCTGCATCGTCTTTGATTCGATATTTACTATCAAAATCTAATGAAGAAAAGCTGCATTTAACCGTAGCCGACCTTTCATTGAATCTCGCAAAAGCAAAGACTCAGAATCATCCGAATGCCACCCCGCTTGCCTTAGATATTTTTAATTCCGACGAAAGAAAAAAAGCTATTGCAAATGCGTCAATAGTAATTTCTATGCTTCCTGCAAATTTGCATATCGAAATTGCAAAAGATTGTTTAGAATTTAAAAAACATCTTGTTACAGCTTCCTATATAAGTGATGGCATGCAAGCTTTAAATGAAGAAGCCGTCAAAAACAATCTGATTTTCATGAACGAAATTGGTCTCGATCCAGGTATCGACCATATGAGTGCCATGAAAGTCATTGACGAAATTAGATCGAAAGGCGGTAAAATGCTTTTGTTTGAATCTTTCTGTGGCGGACTTGTAGCTCCTGAATCGGACAATAATTTATGGAATTACAAATTTACTTGGGCGCCAAGAAATGTAGTTTTAGCAGGACAAGGCGGTGCAGCAAAATTTATTCAGGAAGGAACTTATAAATATATTCCGTACAGTGCTTTGTTTAGAAGAACTGAATTTCTAGAAGTAGAAGGTTACGGAAAGTTTGAAGCGTACTCGAATCGGGATTCTCTTAAATACCGTTCGGTTTATGGTTTAGATGATATTTTGACATTATATAGAGGTACAATCAGAAGAGTGGGTTATTCTCGCGCTTGGAATATGTTTGTACAGCTCGGGATGACTGATGATAGCTATATTTTGGAGGGGTCAGAAAATATGAGTTATCGTCAGTTCATCAATTCTTTTCTTCCGTATCATCCAACCGATTCTGTCGAAATTAAAACTCGATTGATTCTAAAAATCGATCAGGACGATATTATGTGGGACAAACTTTTGGAATTGGATTTATTTAATCCAGACAAAAAAGTAAACCTGCCCAATGCCACTCCAGCTCAAATCTTAGAAAAAATACTGACCGACAGCTGGGCTCTTGAACCAGATGACAAAGATATGATTGTGATGTATCATAAATTTGGTTATGAACTAAATGGAGAAAAAAAACAAATCGATTCGAAAATGGTTTGTATCGGCGAAGACCAAACTTATACTGCGATGGCAAAAACAGTCGGACTTCCGGTTGCAATTGCCACTTTATTAATCTTAAACGGAAAAATTACAACTCCAGGCGTTCAGCTCCCTATTAAAAAAGAAGTCTATGAGCCGATTTTGAAAGAGTTAGAAGAATATGGGGTCATTTTTAACGAGCAAAATGTACCTTATTTTGGATACAATCCGGACCTATTTTAG
- a CDS encoding DUF423 domain-containing protein produces the protein MKRRIILTGAFIGMLAIVLGAFGAHLLKKYLSVDQLNTFEVGVRYQMYHALFLLFLSTQKDIAEKTLKTIYNLVVAGVVLFSGSIYVLATKDYTLFESKIIVFATPVGGFLLIIAWTLLFFTILKRKS, from the coding sequence ATGAAAAGAAGAATCATTCTAACTGGTGCTTTTATTGGTATGTTGGCTATTGTTTTGGGGGCTTTTGGCGCTCATTTATTGAAAAAATATCTTTCGGTTGATCAGTTAAATACTTTTGAAGTTGGTGTTCGTTATCAAATGTATCATGCCTTATTTCTTCTCTTTTTATCTACTCAAAAAGATATAGCCGAAAAGACCTTAAAAACGATCTATAATTTAGTAGTAGCAGGTGTTGTTCTTTTCAGTGGTTCAATTTATGTATTGGCTACAAAAGACTACACTTTGTTTGAATCTAAAATTATCGTATTCGCAACTCCAGTGGGAGGTTTTCTATTAATTATTGCCTGGACGCTATTATTCTTTACGATTTTGAAGAGAAAATCATAA